One region of Eupeodes corollae chromosome 1, idEupCoro1.1, whole genome shotgun sequence genomic DNA includes:
- the LOC129943048 gene encoding uncharacterized protein K02A2.6-like: MLGSFIADVKLGDKIAKLSCRVADLPNLNLFGINWIDEFRLWDQPFSNISKIIRLTSTSTISVDVHIQKIKKEFADIFTEALGHCTKFRPKLYLRENATPIYRAKRPVPYAALQQVEEELNRLERLGVITPIDFSEWAAPIVAVRKANGNVRICPDYSTGLNDALQPHQHPLPLPEEIFVKHADGKFFTHIDLSDAYLQVEVEEESKQFLTINTHRGLYKFNRLPPGVKAAPGSFQQVMDTMLCQLEGVSAFIDDLLVSGKTVEEHIQRLKAVLTRLREYGFHIKIEKCSFFQTSLKYLGHVITSNGLKPDPDKSAAIVSMPPPQNLSQLRSFLGAINYYGKFIPDISKLSGPLHALLKKDSKWVWTKACQDAFTNFKNILSSDLGLAHYDPQLPIIVAADASNMGIGACISHRFEDGTIKPVYHASRTLTSTEQNYSQVEKEGLALTFAVKKFHRMLLGRHFTLQTDHKPLLSIFGSKKGVPVYTANRLQRWAITLLRYDFSIQFISTSDFGNADILSRLISQHPRPNSEEYVIATTTVEEEACADLKHTIQLLPLTFDMVQKATLNNSELNRIANFIKSKWPNKNNLSSTELQYFNRREALTLVNNCIMFGDRLVIPECYRTKILRQVHRGHPGIQNMKAIARGYIYWPQIDKDIENFVKECSSCQSAAKSPIKTTLQSWPLATEPWQRIHIDYAGPIQNVYYLVVIDAHSKWPEIIETSSTTSTATINILREIFSRHGYPKTLVSDNGTQFCSHQFKNFCESAGILHMKTAPFHPQSNGQAERFVDTLKRSLQKLKGEVTMQEALQQFLFMYRTTPNRNTPNNTSPAEAMYNRKIRTSLDLLIQPKLNQPVINEKQNLSFNRQYGAKHRSFAVGDAVFVKLYRSNKSRWIPGEILERVGAVNYIVRVNTRDILVRSHTNQIRPRSSTQTSSTPTAQIPLSTLLQDFNMKPIPKLQSPEIAASQSSQPVAVASEECPQHSRRLDWELGDNNPSGSDQREAIITPPSIQRRSNRKRRATKRYSPPSPPAKRGGVTTLRVRHP; this comes from the coding sequence ATGCTTGGTTCTTTCATTGCAGATGTTAAACTGGGTGATAAAATAGCAAAACTGTCTTGTCGTGTAGCTGACCTtccaaatttaaatctttttggaataaattgGATAGACGAATTTCGTCTATGGGATCAGCCATTCAGTAACATATCCAAAATAATCCGtttaacatcaacatcaacaatttCTGTAGACGTTCATATACagaagataaaaaaagaatttgcagACATTTTCACTGAAGCCCTGGGTCATTGCACTAAATTCAGGCCAAAATTATACCTGAGAGAGAATGCTACACCAATATATCGAGCGAAACGACCAGTTCCGTATGCAGCACTTCAGCAAGTCGAAGAAGAATTGAACCGACTGGAACGATTGGGTGTTATAACGCCGATAGATTTTTCGGAGTGGGCAGCACCCATAGTTGCCGTTCGTAAAGCCAATGGCAATGTAAGGATATGCCCCGACTACTCAACAGGCTTGAATGATGCTCTTCAGCCCCACCAACATCCACTTCCACTTCCTGAAGAGATTTTCGTAAAACATGCTGATGGCAAGTTTTTCACACACATTGACTTGTCGGACGCATACCTTCAAGTTGAAGTCGAAGAAGAAAGCAAGCAGTTCCTCACAATCAACACCCACAGAGGCCTGTACAAGTTCAACAGACTTCCTCCTGGTGTCAAAGCAGCACCAGGAAGTTTCCAACAAGTCATGGATACAATGCTTTGTCAGCTTGAAGGAGTCTCAGCGTTTATTGATGATCTTCTGGTATCCGGGAAAACTGTGGAAGAACACATTCAGAGACTGAAGGCAGTTCTTACCAGACTACGTGAGTATgggtttcatataaaaatagaaaaatgttcatttttccAGACCTCACTCAAATATTTGGGTCATGTTATCACCTCTAACGGACTCAAACCGGACCCAGATAAGTCTGCCGCCATTGTCTCGATGCCACCACCGCAAAATTTGTCACAGTTGAGGTCTTTCTTGGGGGCCATAAACTATTATGGCAAGTTTATACCCGACATCAGTAAATTAAGTGGGCCGTTGCACGCGCTACTGAAAAAAGACAGCAAATGGGTATGGACAAAAGCATGTCAAGATGCTTTTACAAACTTCAAGAACATCCTTTCGTCAGACCTGGGTTTAGCGCATTACGATCCACAACTACCAATCATCGTTGCAGCGGACGCATCTAACATGGGAATAGGAGCATGTATTTCTCACCGTTTCGAAGATGGCACCATCAAACCTGTTTATCATGCATCCCGGACACTCACATCAACAGAACAGAACTACAGCCAGGTAGAAAAAGAAGGTCTCGCTCTTACATTTGCAGTAAAGAAGTTTCACCGTATGTTACTTGGACGTCACTTCACCCTTCAGACAGACCACAAACCACTTCTGTCAATTTTTGGCTCAAAGAAGGGAGTTCCAGTGTATACTGCCAACAGGTTGCAGCGGTGGGCGATTACTTTGCTAAGGTATGATTTTTCGATTCAATTCATTTCCACTAGTGACTTCGGAAACGCGGACATTTTGTCACGGTTGATAAGCCAACATCCAAGGCCCAATTCTGAAGAGTACGTCATAGCTACTACCACTGTGGAAGAAGAAGCTTGCGCTGATTTGAAACACACCATTCAGCTACTACCACTTACATTCGACATGGTACAAAAAGCTACGTTGAACAATTCAGAACTGAATCGAATAGCTAACTTCATCAAATCAAAGTggccaaacaaaaacaatctatCTTCAACCGAGCTTCAGTACTTTAATAGACGCGAAGCATTGACACTCGTTAATaactgcatcatgtttggagatAGACTAGTTATTCCCGAATGTTACCGTACCAAAATACTTCGCCAAGTACACAGAGGTCATCCAGGTATCCAAAACATGAAGGCGATAGCTAGAGGCTACATTTACTGGCCACAGATTGATAAAGATATCGAAAATTTTGTGAAGGAATGCTCGAGTTGTCAATCAGCAGCAAAGTcaccaataaaaacaacacttcAGTCATGGCCTCTCGCAACGGAGCCCTGGCAACGTATTCATATTGATTACGCAGGCCCAATTCAGAATGTATATTACTTGGTAGTAATAGACGCTCATTCCAAATGGCCTGAAATCATAGAAACGTCATCTACAACCTCTACAGCTACAATCAACATCTTGCGAGAAATTTTTTCCAGACATGGATATCCGAAAACCTTGGTATCGGATAATGGAACTCAGTTTTGCAGCCACCAGTTCAAAAATTTCTGTGAGTCAGCAGGTATTCTTCACATGAAAACTGCACCGTTTCATCCCCAATCGAACGGGCAAGCCGAAAGATTTGTCGATACGCTCAAACGatctcttcaaaaacttaaagggGAGGTAACCATGCAGGAAGCTCTGCAACAGTTCTTATTCATGTACAGGACAACTCCAAACCGCAACACGCCGAACAATACGTCACCAGCTGAAGCAATGTATAACAGAAAAATCAGAACATCGTTGGATCTTCTAATTCAACCAAAGTTGAACCAGCCAGtcatcaatgaaaaacaaaacctgAGTTTCAATCGACAGTATGGAGCAAAACACAGATCATTCGCTGTAGGAGATGCAGTTTTCGTCAAGCTGTATCGTTCAAACAAAAGCAGGTGGATTCCAGGTGAAATACTGGAGAGAGTTGGAGCAGTCAACTATATTGTTCGCGTCAACACAAGAGATATATTAGTGCGGTCTCACACAAATCAAATTAGACCGAGATCATCCACACAGACGTCATCGACCCCAACAGCGCAAATACCTCTTTCAACACTTTTGCAAGATTTCAACATGAAACCAATTCCAAAACTCCAAAGTCCGGAGATAGCCGCCAGCCAAAGTTCACAGCCTGTAGCAGTTGCCTCAGAGGAATGTCCACAACATAGCAGAAGACTTGATTGGGAGCTTGGGGACAACAATCCAAGTGGTTCGGATCAGCGAGAAGCAATCATCACTCCACCGTCTATCCAGAGACGATCGAATAGAAAGCGTAGAGCAACAAAGAGATATTCTCCTCCCTCACCACCAGCTAAAAGGGGAGGTGTTACCACCCTAAGGGTACGACATCCCTGA